A window from Primulina huaijiensis isolate GDHJ02 chromosome 11, ASM1229523v2, whole genome shotgun sequence encodes these proteins:
- the LOC140987944 gene encoding zinc finger protein CONSTANS-LIKE 9-like, whose translation MNFKVEDSLFLKKTSFRIEGKILGKKLIHENMGYHCDFCGEQKSIVYCRSDAASLCLSCDRNVHSANALSRRHSRTLVCERCNSQPSFVRCMEERLSLCQNCDWMGHTGSNTGSAHKRQPVNCYSGCPSAAELSEIWSFLLDFPSVGDSTCEQGMGSMSITDNRPKDCQGSLGKNNAQNACLLMDKSTVWMESATHLLDPNLHNVDQLAGSSCSTTPKVFLSEAKGPSVCEDDGLYNDFDMDEIDLTIENYEEFFGVTHNNPEQLFDDGLFGTKDISVSNCLGDYAGEGSWGGRVNMPVCSNVASADSVMSCKTEPNTRFAQQAHSGVSFSGLTGESSAGDFQDCGVSSIPIPEEPPWAPPGPENSVSCSRSDAVMRYKEKKKARKFQKKVRYESRKARADVRRRVKGRFVKAGDAYDYDPLSQSRSC comes from the exons ATGAACTTTAAAGTTGAAGacagtttatttttaaaaaagacatCATTTAGGATTGAAGGAAAAATCCTGGGAAAGAAGTTGATCCACGAAAATATGGGATATCATTGTGATTTCTGTGGAGAGCAAAAATCCATTGTGTACTGTCGTTCTGATGCAGCGAGTTTGTGCTTATCCTGCGACCGTAATGTCCATTCTGCAAATGCACTTTCAAGACGTCACTCAAGGACACTTGTGTGTGAAAGATGTAATTCTCAGCCATCATTTGTTAGATGTATGGAAGAAAGGTTGTCTCTTTGCCAAAATTGTGATTGGATGGGACATACTGGTTCAAATACAGGTTCTGCACACAAAAGACAACCAGTTAACTGTTATTCTGGCTGCCCTTCAGCTGCTGAACTCTCTGAAATTTGGTCGTTTCTTCTAGATTTTCCATCAGTAGGAGATTCTACTTGTGAGCAGGGAATGGGTTCGATGAGCATTACAGATAACAGGCCAAAAGATTGTCAAGGTTCCCTAGGAAAGAACAATGCTCAAAATGCATGCCTTTTGATGGATAAATCTACGGTTTGGATGGAATCAGCAACACATTTGCTAGATCCGAATCTACATAATGTGGATCAGCTAGCTGGATCTTCTTGCTCTACCACTCCCAAG GTTTTTTTATCTGAAGCTAAGGGGCCTTCTGTATGTGAAGATGATGGTCTCTACAATGATTTTGATATGGATGAGATCGATTTAACTATAGAGAACTATGAAGAATTTTTTGGTGTAACTCATAATAACCCTGAACAGCTTTTTGATGATGGACTATTTGGGACAAAGGACATATCAGTATCCAACTGTCTGGGTGATTACGCTGGTGAG GGATCATGGGGTGGAAGGGTAAATATGCCAGTATGCAGTAACGTAGCTTCTGCAGATTCAGTTATGAGTTGTAAGACGGAACCAAACACACGATTCGCACAGCAGGCACATTCTGGCGTTTCATTTTCTGGTCTCACTGGTGAGAGCAGCGCCGGTGATTTTCAAGATTGTGGAGTTTCTTCAATCCCAATCCCGGAAGAACCACCGTGGGCTCCTCCAGGTCCCGAGAACTCTGTATCTTGTAGCCGGAGTGATGCTGTTATGCGGTACAAGGAAAAGAAGAAAGCACGAAA ATTTCAGAAGAAAGTAAGGTACGAATCTCGCAAAGCAAGAGCAGATGTAAGGAGACGTGTGAAGGGTCGTTTTGTCAAGGCTGGTGATGCTTATGATTATGATCCATTGAGCCAAAGCCGAAGCTGCTGA